Below is a window of Pelagicoccus albus DNA.
CGAGTCCTGATACTCGCATACTTGGTTGGGACGCTGTATCAGGATACCACTACACGGATAACTTCATCTATGGCTTTTCGCACACGCACTTGAGTGGTGTGGGAATTCCAGACTACTGTGACATCCTTGTAATGCCACAGGCAGGCGAGGGGACAATCGCAACCCCAATTCCAGAAGAGGACATTAACGGCTATGGAGCCCATTTCAGTCACGATCAGGAAACCGCTAGTCCTGGCTTCTACTCAGTACATCTGAAAGAGCCCAATATTGATGTTCAGTTAACTACCACCGAGCGCGTTGCCCTGCATCAGTACACCTTTAACGATACCTCCTCAGAACAGTCGGTTGTCATTGACTTGGCCCACCGCGATAAGGTTATCGACTCCTTTGTGGAAGTTCGTGGCGACAGAGATTTAGTTGGCTACCGACACAGTTCCGCATGGGCACCAACCCAAAAGCTGTTTTTCGCGATCCGCTTTGAGCGCCCAATCAAAAGCCTCAGCATTTTCGAAGACGGAACAGGCGTCGAGGGTAAGTCAACTCAAGGTAAGGCTTTGAGGGCTCTGCTCAATTTTGACCAAGCGGCGGATACAATTCAAATGAAGGTGGCGCTTTCACCTGTCAGTATCGAAGGAGCTATCAAAAATTTGGATACTGAGATGCCAAGTTGGGATTTTGATTCGATACACGCTAACACTCGGGATACTTGGAACAATCTCCTAGAAAAGATCGAAATCGAGACAGAGGACGAGGCAAAGAAGACGATTTTCTATTCGGCCCTCTACCACACCTACGTTAGCCCGAATCTATTCAGCGATGTAGATGGGTCCTATCGTGGACGCGACGACCAGATCCACAAAGCTGATCATCCCTATTATACGGTTTTCTCCCTCTGGGACACTTTTCGGTCCTTGCATCCATTGATGACAATTCTCGAGCCTGAGGCCACAGAGGATTGGGTTAAAACCTTCCTGCTCATGCACGAACAAGGCGGTCTGCTTCCGGTTTGGGATCTCGCTGGCAATGAAACCTTTTGCATGAACGGTTATCACTCTGTCTCAGTCATAGCGGACGCCTACCTAAAGGGTATCCAAGGATTCGACACGGAACTCGCTCTCGAGGCGATGCAGAATAGCGCCAACCAAAGCCATTTCGGTTTGAATGGTTATAACTCAGTTGGCTATGTCGGTCGTGACCACGGACGGGAAGGGGTATCTAGAACCCTTGAGTACACCTACGATGACTGGTGTATCGCAGTGTTCGCCGACGCGATTGGAAATGCGGACGTGAGTTCGACCTTCTTCAAGCGGGCATTGAATTACAAAAACCTGTATTCTCCTGAAGACGGATTCTTCCGAGCTCGTGAGAATGGTGGTTGGTACGAGCCATTTGACGAAAACGAGATCAACTTCAACTACACGGAAGGCAACGCATGGCACTACCGCTTCGCCGTTCCTCACGACGTTCGCGGGCTAGTCGAACTTTATGGAGGGGACGAGAATTTCAAAAACGCCCTCGACGCACTCTTCAATGCACCCTCAGACCTCGCGGGTCGCCACCAGCCTGACGTGTCTGGCCTTATCGGACAGTATGCACACGGTAACGAGCCTAGCCACCATGTCGCTTACTTGTACAACTACATTGGCGTACCTTCCGAGACGCAACGTCGCATTAGGGAAACGCTTCTAACTATGTATTCAACTGATCCTGACGGTCTCAGCGGTAACGAAGACTGTGGCCAGATGTCAGCTTGGTACATCTTGAGTTCTATTGGTATTTACCAAGTCGCTCCTGGATCCTTGCAGTACTCGATCGGCAGCCCCTTGTTCGACAAGGCATCCATTGATTTGGGGAACGGAAAAGCCTTCACCGTTATCGCCAAGAACCAAGCGGACGAGAACGCGTATATCCAGTCGATCAGCTTGAATGGTAAACCGCTCGAACGCTCCTACCTGACTCACGAAGAGATCATGAGCGGCTCGACGCTTGAGCTTACCATGGGAGCCGAGCCAAACTTGGATTGGGCAACGGATGTTGCTAATCGACCGATGACTTCCAACGAAGCGGCAGCGCTCGTTCCCGCGCCTCTGATCACCTCTCCTCGCGCCTTCAAGGATTCCACCGAGATCGTCATGACCAGCCTAGAGCCGGGCACTGAAATCTGGTACACTTTGGATGGAAGCGAGCCAAAGGTAGGAGAATCGAATCTCTACACCGGACCTTTCACGCTTGAAGACACGACCTACATGGCGGCCATCGCCAGTAAGAATGGAGTGGGTAGTACCACCGCGCTGGCTGAGACGCATCGTTTCGACGCACGTTTGCATGTAGAAGTGAATACACCGATTCACCCTCAATACACGGCAGGTGGCCCAGCAGGTCTCGTAGACGGAATTATAGGAACGGCAGACTTCACGACCGGACGCTGGCAAGGCTACGAAGATACCGATTTGGAGGTAGTCGTAGATTTGGGCGAGATCGGTGATATCGAATCTGCCGAAGTTGGTTTCCTTGAGGACCCAGATTCTTACATACGCTATCCAAACGACGTGGAGTTCGCCGTCTCAGTTGACGGAGAAAACTACGAAGTCGTGCAAACCGTTTCCATTCCAACTAGCGGACCAGACGTACGCGAAAGCAGTACGCGTCGTATCCAAATGACAACGCCAAGCGAGGGACGTTACCTCCGAGTGCGAGCAACTAGCCCAGGCGACGTGCAAGCCTGGAGCTCAACCGAAATGATCAAAAGCTTCCTTTTCTGTGATGAAATCCAAGTTGACTGGCAATAGCTCTATGAAGGCAAAAAAAACACTCCTACTCACCTCAGTACTCGGTTTAGGCCTTGCAAGCGGCTATGGCGAAGAAGAACTCGCCGAGAAAATGACCGATGCCCATAAGCTCGACCGTTACGTAGAGGATGCGAGTCCCGTAGTTCGTGAGCGTATCGAAGAGTGGCGTGATCTGAAGTTCGGCCTTCTTATGCACTGGGGTACCTACAGCCAGCTCGGTTTGATCGAGTCCTGGCCTATCTGCCCCGAGGATGAAGGCTGGTGCTTGCCGCCAACCGTAGACAACTACGATTCCTTCAAGACCATGTATGAGTCTTTGCCCTACACCTTCAATCCGACCAAGTTCGATCCAGAGCGTTGGGCCGCGGCTGCCAAGGATGCGGGCATGAAGTACTTGGTTTTCACGACCAAGCATC
It encodes the following:
- a CDS encoding GH92 family glycosyl hydrolase; translation: MNTRGNVIGSVMVALAGVFFIVCALFTSGCGGSSETVSAKQPVDYVDPFIGTGGHGHTFPGATAPFGMVQASPDTRILGWDAVSGYHYTDNFIYGFSHTHLSGVGIPDYCDILVMPQAGEGTIATPIPEEDINGYGAHFSHDQETASPGFYSVHLKEPNIDVQLTTTERVALHQYTFNDTSSEQSVVIDLAHRDKVIDSFVEVRGDRDLVGYRHSSAWAPTQKLFFAIRFERPIKSLSIFEDGTGVEGKSTQGKALRALLNFDQAADTIQMKVALSPVSIEGAIKNLDTEMPSWDFDSIHANTRDTWNNLLEKIEIETEDEAKKTIFYSALYHTYVSPNLFSDVDGSYRGRDDQIHKADHPYYTVFSLWDTFRSLHPLMTILEPEATEDWVKTFLLMHEQGGLLPVWDLAGNETFCMNGYHSVSVIADAYLKGIQGFDTELALEAMQNSANQSHFGLNGYNSVGYVGRDHGREGVSRTLEYTYDDWCIAVFADAIGNADVSSTFFKRALNYKNLYSPEDGFFRARENGGWYEPFDENEINFNYTEGNAWHYRFAVPHDVRGLVELYGGDENFKNALDALFNAPSDLAGRHQPDVSGLIGQYAHGNEPSHHVAYLYNYIGVPSETQRRIRETLLTMYSTDPDGLSGNEDCGQMSAWYILSSIGIYQVAPGSLQYSIGSPLFDKASIDLGNGKAFTVIAKNQADENAYIQSISLNGKPLERSYLTHEEIMSGSTLELTMGAEPNLDWATDVANRPMTSNEAAALVPAPLITSPRAFKDSTEIVMTSLEPGTEIWYTLDGSEPKVGESNLYTGPFTLEDTTYMAAIASKNGVGSTTALAETHRFDARLHVEVNTPIHPQYTAGGPAGLVDGIIGTADFTTGRWQGYEDTDLEVVVDLGEIGDIESAEVGFLEDPDSYIRYPNDVEFAVSVDGENYEVVQTVSIPTSGPDVRESSTRRIQMTTPSEGRYLRVRATSPGDVQAWSSTEMIKSFLFCDEIQVDWQ